One region of Armigeres subalbatus isolate Guangzhou_Male chromosome 3, GZ_Asu_2, whole genome shotgun sequence genomic DNA includes:
- the LOC134227102 gene encoding GPALPP motifs-containing protein 1 produces MSDSETTDSDSGIRFKTTSTRYKSESMEKHSSSSRSSRSAASSRNRRSRERERDRDRDRGRDRRRSSLERSRSHRSRSRSRSRSRDRRKRRERDRRNHRSRSRSRSRSRKSPRSSRGKSRSRDESSVETKNNSRDSESVDLKPANSNAVEPSKIESSKVLDISVSSLSSQEETIEKEDIAADYFGPALPPAVNQQPNKETNSVAEDDSDMIGPALPPHLIKSNPKEEESTRVIGPALPVDLPPLAETNVSSESELSPFSEEEQSDAEDDDFIGPMPGASSSRSQLELEQRALEMKLRHLDSDRYDSKTATTQSREDWMVELPDIRKVSDMGLGARQFRTREKLEIGDRSVWTDTPTDRERKKTSGRSTKDSRDREGEDERRKAAERDQQQEEMIKRHKKKHKRDKSLLEIHQKKAKDEKKQKEYDEPTRRPFDRNIDLHANRFDEAQKKAIFKKAQLLDTRFSSGASKYL; encoded by the exons ATGTCGGATTCAGAAACAACAGATTCAGATTCGGGGATACGCTTCAAAACTACATCGACCCGTTACAAATCGGAGAGTATGGAGAAACATTCCTCATCCTCCCGATCCAGTCGTTCGGCTGCCTCCAGCAGGAATCGCCGTAGTCGGGAACGCGAACGAGATCGTGATCGCGATCGAGGGCGTGACCGACGAAGGAGTAGTTTAGAGAGAAGTCGTAGTCATCGTAGCAGAAGCAGAAGTCGTAGTCGCAGTAGAGATCGTCGGAAACGCAGAGAAAGAGATCGCCGAAATCATCGTAGTAGATCACGATCACGCAGCAGATCCAGAAAGTCTCCCCGTTCAAGCAGAGGAAAATCTAGATCCAGAGATGAGTCTAGTGTGGAAACCAAGAATAACAGCCGAGATTCCGAAAGTGTAGATTTGAAACCAGCTAATTCAAATGCAGTGGAACCTTCCAAAATAGAATCTAGTAAAGTGTTAGATATATCGGTGTCTTCACTGTCTTCGCAAgaagaaactattgaaaaagaaGATATTGCGGCAGATTATTTTGGTCCAGCTCTCCCTCCTGCTGTAAATCAACAGCCAAACAAGGAAACAAATTCGGTAGCTGAAGATGACAGTGATATGATTGGTCCAGCACTTCCTCCGCATCTAATAAAAAGTAATCCTAAAGAAGAAGAGAGCACTCGAGTAATTGGACCAGCACTGCCGGTAGATTTACCACCACTAGCGGAAACAAATGTCAGCTCAGAATCGGAGCTTTCACCGTTTTCCGAAGAGGAACAATCTGATGCGGAGGATGATGATTTTATCGGTCCCATGCCTGGTGCTTCCAGTTCGCGATCTCAACTGGAACTGGAACAGAGAGCCCTCGAAATGAAACTTCGACATCTGGACAGTGATCGTTATGATTCGAAAACAGCCACCACACAATCTAGAGAGGATTGGATGGTCGAATTGCCCGATATAAGGAAAGTCAGCGACATGGGCCTAGGCGCTAGGCAGTTTCGCACGCGCGAAAAACTGGAAATAGGTGACCGCTCAGTGTGGACTGACACACCGACTGATAGGGAGCGCAAAAAGACGTCGGGCCGTTCAACGAAAGATTCCCGCGATCGCGAAGGGGAGGACGAGCGTCGAAAAGCCGCTGAACGCGACCAACAACAGGAAGAGATGATTAAGCGCCACAAGAAAAAACATAAGCGGGACAAATCGTTGCTTGAGATACATCAGAAAAAAGCTAAGGATGAAAAG AAACAGAAGGAGTACGATGAGCCCACGCGTAGACCGTTCGATCGAAACATTGATCTGCATGCGAACCGATTCGACGAAGCGCAGAAGAAGGCCATCTTCAAAAAAGCTCAGCTCCTGGATACGCGATTTTCAAGTGGGGCATCCAAATATTTATAA
- the LOC134227103 gene encoding phosphatidate cytidylyltransferase, mitochondrial, translating into MLTKGNTAPMFYRILSRFPPNITFSFAYGSGVKQQLGQDAVQKKRNMIDLIFTVDNAHRWHASNLERNPEDYSGLKHLGSNFVAKYQESFGAKVFFNTLIPIPEEDVMIKYGVVCTKDLLDDLTSWSNLYLAGRLHKPVEIIRPASGSKIQNAIDTNLRAAVHAALLLLPEKFTEFELYRAITNLSYAGDFRMIFGENKDKVNNIVRPQLENFRNLYSTTLNHLDNVLILPAKNSDNSICIQDHSEKTILYHLNQLPKWPIRRIVNKQTKGRYRQDTEDILTSVSKSSNYREIVGQCLRAIVWQSSVKQSIKNIPSAGATKSVRYSWAKALKTFNM; encoded by the coding sequence ATGCTCACCAAAGGCAATACGGCTCCGATGTTCTATCGGATTTTATCCCGGTTTCCTCCGAACATTACGTTCAGCTTTGCTTACGGTTCTGGTGTGAAACAACAGCTCGGACAGGATGCGGTTCAGAAGAAAAGGAACATGATTGATTTAATCTTCACGGTCGATAATGCCCATCGGTGGCATGCAAGTAACCTGGAGCGTAATCCAGAAGATTATTCTGGATTAAAGCACCTGGGAAGCAACTTCGTTGCCAAATATCAAGAATCGTTCGGTGCTAAGGTTTTCTTCAATACGCTGATTCCGATTCCGGAGGAGGATGTTATGATTAAGTATGGAGTTGTTTGTACAAAGGATCTTTTAGACGATCTCACCAGTTGGTCGAACCTATATTTAGCCGGACGACTCCACAAACCTGTCGAAATAATTCGACCTGCAAGTGGTTCTAAAATCCAGAATGCGATTGATACCAATCTTCGAGCAGCGGTCCATGCAGCATTATTGTTGTTACCAGAAAAGTTTACTGAATTTGAGCTATACCGAGCAATCACAAACCTAAGTTATGCAGGAGATTTTCGGATGATATTTGGCGAAAACAAGGACAAAGTCAACAATATCGTACGTCCGCAATTGGAGAATTTTCGAAATCTTTACTCAACTACCTTGAACCATTTGGACAACGTCCTTATTCTTCCCGCGAAAAACAGCGATAATTCTATTTGCATTCAAGACCATTCGGAGAAAACTATACTTTACCATCTTAATCAACTTCCAAAGTGGCCAATACGACGAATTGTAAACAAGCAAACAAAGGGTCGCTACCGACAGGACACCGAAGACATTCTGACAAGTGTTTCCAAATCATCAAACTATCGGGAGATAGTCGGCCAGTGTTTGAGAGCGATTGTTTGGCAAAGTAGTGTCAAGCAGTCAATCAAAAACATACCGTCAGCCGGTGCAACAAAATCTGTCAGATACAGTTGGGCCAAGGCGTTAAAGACATTTAACATGTGA